From one Rosa rugosa chromosome 4, drRosRugo1.1, whole genome shotgun sequence genomic stretch:
- the LOC133745199 gene encoding mannose-6-phosphate isomerase 2-like: MISMALKDWVSANSNKLLGHTIVQKWGSDLPFLFKVLSVRKALSIQAHPDKDLAKVLHKFMPSAYKDDNHKPEMALAITHFQALCGFITLEVHIVLDNVPEIVQVVGSEVANQVFDTTNADGEDKVKSVMRLIFTQLMSATKEIVTTATTKLKNRLHMENQVRQLTEKEQLVLELERQYPDDVGVMSAFFLNYVKLNPGEALYLGANEPHAYMFGDCVECMATSDNVVRAGLTPKHRDVKTLCSMLTYKQGCPEILKGVALNSYVTRYLPPFDEFEVDRCHLSQGESVEFPAVQGPSIFVVTFGEGIIYTSNLTGDINITQGEVLFVPADTEISITSASELHIYRAGVNSMFFQVP, from the exons ATGATCTCAATGGCCCTCAAAGACTGGGTTTCAGCCAACTCAAATAAGCTTCTTGGTCATACAATCGTCCAAAAGTGGGGCTCAGACCTCCCTTTCTTGTTTAAG GTGCTTTCTGTGAGAAAGGCATTGTCGATACAGGCACATCCGGATAAGGACTTGGCCAAGGTTTTGCACAAGTTTATGCCAAGTGCTTACAAGGACGATAATCACAAGCCTGAGATGGCACTTGCTATAACACATTTTCAGGCTCTTTGTGGCTTTATCACTCTTGAGGTACATAT TGTGCTTGATAATGTCCCTGAGATTGTACAAGTGGTTGGTAGTGAAGTAGCAAACCAAGTGTTTGACACCACAAATGCAGATGGGGAAGATAAAGTCAAGTCTGTTATGCGTTTGATTTTTACCCAACTCATGTCAGCAACCAAAGAGATTGTAACTACAGCAACAACTAAACTGAAAAATCGTTTACACATGGAAAATCAG GTGAGGCAGTTGACAGAAAAGGAGCAACTGGTTCTGGAATTGGAAAGGCAATATCCAGATGATGTGGGTGTCATGTCTGCTTTCTTTCTCAACTATGTCAAGCTTAATCCAGGAGAAGCACTATACCTCGGAGCAAATGAACCCCATGCCTATATGTTCGGTGACTGCGTCGAGTGCATGGCAACTTCTGACAATGTAGTCAGGGCCGGCCTCACTCCCAAGCATCGGGATGTGAAAACCCTTTGTTCTATGCTCACATACAAGCAGGGCTGCCCTGAAATCCTGAAAGGGGTTGCCTTAAATTCTTATGTGACAAGGTACCTCCCACCTTTTGACGAATTTGAGGTTGATCGATGCCATCTTTCCCAGGGAGAATCTGTGGAATTTCCTGCAGTCCAAGGTCCTTCCATTTTCGTCGTCACTTTTGGGGAGGGAATCATATATACAAGCAATCTTACAGGAGATATAAATATCACACAAGGAGAGGTTCTTTTCGTGCCTGCAGATACTGAGATTAGCATAACAAGTGCATCTGAGTTGCACATATATAGAGCCGGAGTGAACAGCATGTTCTTTCAAGTCCCATAA
- the LOC133744763 gene encoding disease resistance protein RPV1-like: MRCLEFGKKAKFRTEAFAKMKRLRFLELSHVKLTGGYKYLPNELRWLHWTGFPLRSIPKDFSLGEVVAIYLPYSNLRYVWEDSGVLAKLKILDLSNSYSLKKSPDFSTIPNLEELVLKNCWELAEVHQSIGGLKRISLVNLMDCKILEELPRSFYKLKSIVTLVLDGCERFEKLDQKIGDMTSLSTLSANGTAITELPSSIDPGSRSSLKRMDIKSLPSLTGLSQLEDLCLVDCNLTDELIKGMDLGSLSSLKSLHLDDNSFSSLPSLCSLSKLVDLDLSSCTNLVAIPDLPTSLTNICASYCTALEIMPDFSDMSNMRRMFLNRCAKLVEVPGLDESLKSSMRLLVMEGCINITATFKEKILQGWNFIGPVDIVFLGPGPSDIIILEPGGIFLPPSDIPEWFPWVNEGGRINFQVPEIRGSNVIAIALCFTYLKNDNREPEFPSSGVLVTNHTKLATFYIAVESGPGSGPHNFEYLWLGHLPSYKFNLEGGDFVEVLIRTARPFFRVKKSGISLVWDTKQPEFRVDTDWVDRMCFSRPYTGGNNNME; encoded by the exons ATGCGGTGCTTAGAATTCGGGAAAAAGGCTAAATTTAGGACAGAAGCATTTGCAAAAATGAAGAGACTGAGATTTCTCGAACTCAGTCATGTAAAGCTCACTGGAGGCTACAAATATCTCCCCAACGAGTTAAGATGGCTCCACTGGACTGGATTCCCTCTAAGGTCCATACCAAAAGATTTTAGTCTAGGAGAAGTAGTTGCTATCTACCTCCCATATAGCAATCTCAGATACGTTTGGGAAGATTCTGGG GTCCTTGCGAAATTGAAGATTCTTGATCTCAGTAATTCCTATTCCTTAAAAAAATCACCAGACTTTTCAACTATTCCAAATCTCGAGGAGTTGGTCCTCAAAAACTGTTGGGAATTGGCAGAGGTTCACCAGTCCATTGGTGGACTCAAAAGGATTTCTTTGGTTAATCTTATGGACTGCAAAATTCTTGAGGAGCTTCCAAGGAGTTTCTATAAGTTAAAATCTATAGTAACTCTTGTTCTTGATGGCTGTGAAAGATTTGAGAAATTGGATCAGAAAATAGGGGACATGACATCGTTGTCTACTCTGAGTGCAAATGGCACAGCCATAACAGAACTGCCGTCTTCCATT GATCCTGGAAGTCGATCTTCCTTGAAAAGGATGGATATAAAAAGCCTGCCAAGCCTCACAGGCCTCTCCCAGCTTGAAGACCTATGCTTGGTTGATTGCAATCTTACCGATGAATTGATAAAGGGTATGGATCTTGGGAGTCTTTCCTCTTTGAAGTCGTTACATCTAGATGATAACAGTTTCAGTAGCCTTCCAAGCCTCTGCAGCCTTTCTAAGCTTGTCGATCTAGATTTGAGTAGTTGTACAAACCTTGTTGCAATCCCAGATTTACCAACGAGTCTGACGAACATCTGCGCCTCATACTGCACTGCATTGGAAATAATGCCCGACTTTTCAGATATGTCCAATATGAGACGGATGTTTCTAAACAGATGTGCCAAACTCGTTGAGGTTCCAGGCTTGGATGAATCTTTGAAAAGCTCCATGAGGCTGCTTGTAATGGAAGGGTGCATCAATATCACTGCTACTTTCAAGGAGAAAATTCtacag ggatggaatttcaTAGGACCTGTTGACATCGTATTTCTGGGACCTGGTCCGAGTGACATCATAATTCTGGAACCTGGTGGCATATTTCTCCCTCCGAGTGACATTCCTGAGTGGTTCCCGTGGGTCAATGAGGGTGGTAGAATAAATTTTCAAGTGCCTGAAATTAGGGGGAGTAATGTAATAGCCATCGCTCTGTGCTTCACTTATTTGAAAAATGATAATCGTGAGCCAGAATTTCCATCTAGTGGCGTTTTGGTTACAAACCATACCAAGCTCGCTACATTTTACATTGCAGTGGAATCAGGCCCTGGAAGCGGTCCCCATAATTTTGAGTATCTTTGGCTGGGACATTTACCCAGCTATAAGTTCAATTTGGAAGGAGGCGACTTTGTTGAAGTTTTGATAAGAACCGCACGTCCATTTTTCAGAGTGAAAAAATCAGGGATCAGTCTAGTATGGGACACCAAGCAGCCAGAGTTCAGGGTTGATACTGACTGGGTAGATAGGATGTGTTTTTCTCGTCCATATACTGGAGGCAATAATAATATGGAATAG
- the LOC133706682 gene encoding disease resistance protein RUN1-like, with translation MATSRKADEAEDSLDSSSSNHWIYEVFLSFRGEDTRNNFTGHLYLALKEAGINAFIDDNQLRRGENITDELVRAIQGSKISVIVFSRKYANSTWCLEELVKIMECRRTLGQLVFRVFYDVDPSDVRKQSGSFADAFDQKHGDKDEDKVNRWRTALTEAAHLSGWDLRTKADGHEGNFIRMIIQEISKFLNNTDLKVAENETGIDSRIQDIVSLLGIGTAHDVRIVGICGMGGIGKTTLAKALYNRFRQSFEASSFLPDVRETMQNNGMVSLQESLLSDISKTSMTEVGHVDRGINVIRNRLGCRRVFVVIDDVDQVEQLKALAIDRDSFVLGSRVLITTRDEHLLKQLQVDSIYQVRLIDEEESIKLFSLHAFKTYCSPNEEYLKLSRRVVDCCGGLPLALKVLGSFLVERGTKFWESEIKKLQTIPLLKVQEKLKISFDGLNDDTERDIFLDISCFHIGKKMDHVKQVLDSCDLFPHSGIEVLIQRCLITVNKKNELMMHDLLRDMGSNCPCKMP, from the exons ATGGCTACCAGCAGGAAAGCCGATGAAGCAGAGGATTCATTGGACTCGTCCTCCTCAAATCATTGGATTTATGAAGTTTTCTTGAGCTTCAGGGGTGAAGACACGCGCAACAACTTCACGGGCCATCTCTACCTGGCCTTAAAGGAGGCTGGAATCAATGCTTTCATCGACGACAACCAACTTAGAAGAGGGGAAAACATAACTGATGAATTGGTGCGGGCAATTCAAGGGTCCAAGATCTCTGTCATCGTCTTTTCAAGGAAGTATGCGAATTCCACTTGGTGTCTTGAGGAGCTAGTGAAGATCATGGAGTGTAGAAGAACACTGGGGCAACTTGTCTTTCGAGTATTCTATGATGTTGATCCTTCAGATGTCCGGAAACAGAGTGGTAGTTTTGCAGATGCATTTGATCAGAAACATGGAGACAAAGATGAAGATAAGGTCAACAGGTGGAGAACTGCTCTTACTGAAGCTGCACATTTGTCTGGCTGGGATCTTAGAACCAAAGCTGATGG GCATGAAGGGAACTTTATACGGATGATTATTCAGGAGATCTCTAAATTTCTTAATAATACAGACTTAAAGGTAGCGGAAAATGAAACTGGAATAGACTCTCGTATACAAGATATTGTTTCTCTTTTAGGTATTGGAACAGCACATGATGTACGCATTGTTGGAATTTGTGGTATGGGGGGGATCGGAAAAACAACACTTGCCAAGGCTCTTTACAACAGATTTCGACAAAGCTTTGAagcttcaagtttccttcctGATGTCAGGGAAACTATGCAGAACAATGGTATGGTTAGTTTGCAAGAAAGCCTTCTTTCTGATATCTCTAAAACAAGCATGACAGAGGTAGGTCATGTTGACAGAGGGATCAATGTGATAAGAAATAGACTCGGATGCAGAAGGGTATTTGTCGTAATTGATGATGTCGACCAAGTGGAGCAATTAAAGGCATTAGCAATAGACCGTGACTCGTTTGTTCTGGGAAGCAGAGTGCTTATAACAACAAGAGATGAACATTTGCTAAAGCAACTTCAAGTGGATTCTATATATCAAGTTCGGTTgatagatgaagaagaatctatCAAACTCTTTAGTTTGCATGCCTTTAAAACTTATTGCTCCCCTAATGAAGAATATCTTAAACTCTCAAGAAGGGTTGTTGATTGTTGTGGAGGTTTGCCACTAGCTCTTAAAGTTCTAGGATCTTTTCTAGTTGAAAGAGGCACAAAATTTTGGGAAAGTGAAATCAAGAAATTGCAAACAATTCCTCTGCTCAAAGTTCAAGAAAAGCTCAAGATTAGTTTTGATGGGCTAAATGATGATACAGAGAGGGACATATTCCTTGATATATCATGTTTCCATATCGGGAAGAAGATGGACCATGTCAAACAAGTATTGGATAGTTGTGACCTTTTTCCACATTCAGGAATTGAGGTCCTCATTCAACGTTGCCTCATAACTGTTAATAAGAAAAACGAGCTGATGATGCATGATTTGCTTCGCGACATGGGTAGCAATTGTCCGTGCAAAATGCCGTGA
- the LOC133744764 gene encoding uncharacterized protein LOC133744764, which translates to MFYLIVRPKISWTPALDGQWKLNVDGSFLPSLTHGGTGGVLRDGTGCFRAAFANHVTSVASAKHTELIAIRDGLKMLQDLQAENVIVESDYLEAISNIADLQAMHIVEAGIIDDIRDSLESLHNVRINHVPRSGNRVAHRLVAIAYEADHAVMWHDQAPACILDVLNFDCKQP; encoded by the coding sequence ATGTTTTATCTAATAGTTCGGCCTAAGATCTCATGGACACCTGCACTTGATGGCCAATGGAAGCTTAATGTAGATGGAAGCTTCTTACCAAGCCTCACTCATGGTGGAACTGGAGGTGTTCTTAGAGATGGTACAGGTTGTTTTAGAGCAGCCTTTGCAAACCATGTTACCTCTGTAGCCTCTGCAAAGCACACAGAGCTGATTGCAATCCGAGATGGCCTGAAAATGTTGCAAGACTTGCAAGCTGAAAATGTCATTGTGGAATCGGACTACCTTGAGGCAATTTCTAACATTGCTGATCTGCAGGCTATGCATATTGTTGAAGCTGGCATCATAGATGATATTAGAGACAGTTTAGAGTCCTTGCACAATGTTCGAATCAATCATGTACCTAGATCAGGTAATAGGGTAGCACATCGACTTGTTGCCATAGCATACGAGGCTGATCATGCTGTAATGTGGCATGATCAAGCTCCTGCATGTATTCTAGATGTTTTGAACTTCGATTGTAAGCAACCTTAG